The Daucus carota subsp. sativus chromosome 9, DH1 v3.0, whole genome shotgun sequence genome window below encodes:
- the LOC108201651 gene encoding protein EIN4, whose protein sequence is MLRVCDFKSGTPEIIQACYAILVLVLPSGQLRCWGNQEIEIVNAVADQVAVALSHAAVLEESQLVREILAEQNRALQQAKQDAMMANHARNSFQTVMSNGLRRPMHSIMGLLSILQDENLSNAQRTLVHTMATTSDVLSVLINDVMDISPNADARCPFNMKYFSLHSMVKEAACLAKCLCAQKNYLFAIEVEKSLPDYVMGDGRRVFQVILHMVGNLLKDSSVWGCLSIRVFPESGVCLERNDQEWGTRRTNSFDGHVYVKFEIGINNNGAQIESSSDERHWNMGIEEGLSFGVCRKLVQMMQGNIWVVPNPVGFDQSMALVLPFHLRRSIAIGGVETGETSERPDSNSIFRGLQILLADYDHVNLAVTRRLLEKLGCVVSVVSSGYECLGLLGPSPPFHVILLDLHMPDLDGYEIAMRIRKFNPTQPLIIAMSASDTKDVWEKCLQVGFNGLVEKPVLLGGIADELSRVLFEASNVV, encoded by the exons ATGTTAAGAGTTTGTGATTTCAAAAGTGGAACCCCAGAAATAATTCAGGCTTGTTATGCTATACTTGTTTTAGTTCTTCCAAGTGGGCAACTCAGGTGCTGGGGAAATCAGGAAATAGAGATAGTAAATGCAGTTGCTGATCAAGTAGCTGTAGCGCTTTCCCATGCTGCGGTGCTAGAAGAGTCTCAACTGGTAAGAGAAATATTAGCTGAACAAAATCGAGCATTGCAGCAAGCAAAACAAGACGCAATGATGGCTAACCATGCAAGAAATTCTTTTCAGACGGTAATGAGTAATGGGTTGAGAAGACCTATGCACTCAATTATGGGTTTGCTTTCTATTTTGCAAGATGAAAACTTAAGCAACGCGCAGAGGACGTTAGTTCACACAATGGCTACAACTAGCGATGTCCTCTCCGTCTTGATAAATGATGTGATGGATATTTCACCAAATGCCGATGCTAGATGTCCATTTAATATGAAGTATTTCAGCCTGCATTCCATGGTAAAAGAAGCAGCTTGCCTCGCCAAGTGCTTGTGCGcacaaaaaaattatctatttgCTATTGAAGTTGAGAAGTCTCTTCCTGATTATGTTATGGGTGATGGGAGAAGAGTTTTTCAGGTGATTTTACATATGGTTGGAAATCTCTTAAAAGATAGCAGTGTATGGGGGTGTTTAAGCATAAGGGTATTTCCAGAAAGCGGAGTATGTTTGGAAAGAAATGACCAAGAATGGGGAACGAGGAGAACAAATTCATTTGATGGACATGTCTATGTCAAATTTGAGATTGGAATTAATAATAATGGTGCACAAATTGAGAGTTCTAGTGATGAAAGACATTGGAACATGGGAATTGAGGAAGGCTTGAGCTTCGGTGTATGCAGGAAACTCGTTCAG ATGATGCAAGGCAATATTTGGGTGGTTCCAAATCCGGTGGGTTTTGATCAAAGCATGGCTCTTGTTCTTCCTTTTCACCTCAGGCGATCAATTGCAATCGGTGGAGTAGAAACTGGTGAGACATCTGAGCGTCCAGATTCGAATTCTATATTTAGGGGCCTTCAGATCCTATTAGCTGATTATGATCATGTGAATCTGGCCGTAACAAGGAGGCTACTAGAGAAGCTGGGATGTGTTGTTTCAGTTGTTTCATCTGGTTATGAGTGTCTTGGTTTGTTGGGTCCATCTCCACCTTTCCACGTAATTCTGTTAGATCTACACATGCCTGATCTAGATGGATATGAGATTGCTATGAGAATTCGGAAGTTTAATCCAACTCAGCCGCTCATCATAGCCATGTCCGCAAGTGATACTAAAGATGTGTGGGAAAAATGTTTGCAAGTAGGATTCAATGGACTTGTTGAAAAACCAGTTCTGCTAGGAGGCATAGCTGATGAGCTTAGTAGAGTTCTGTTTGAAGCAAGTAATGTCGTATGA